The DNA region TGGGTAGGAAGGAATGCCAGTTCCTCCCTACCTTTCTAAACGGCGGCTTTTGTCGGGACAACCCGACATCCATAGTATAATGATTGCTGTAAATGAGCGCAACAAAAAAATCACTTTGAAAGTTCTTCGTAAAAGACTGAAAATGAACCAAGCCCAATTTGCTGAGGCATTAGGCGTTCTTAGAACTACGGTTTCGGCGTGGGAAAATGGAGTTCACAAACCTTC from [Leptolyngbya] sp. PCC 7376 includes:
- a CDS encoding helix-turn-helix transcriptional regulator, producing the protein MPVPPYLSKRRLLSGQPDIHSIMIAVNERNKKITLKVLRKRLKMNQAQFAEALGVLRTTVSAWENGVHKPSLSIEQVKILDELLGEVNLRFKDLHDDLAS